TGTTTGGGGATCCGTGTAGAGGAATTACTAAAAGCCTTGCAGTTGAAGCTGCATGCTCTTGATAGGAATGCTGCTGATGGGCGCCAAACCAAATGGGGGGAGCAAAGCTTCCCTTGAAGGTGCACACACgagaaaaagaggaaatgtGTTGAATAACAATTGAAAAAGATCGAAGCATTAATGATGAAATGGAAATATCAGATTTCACAATGCTCTCGCAGTTTCTAAAAGTTcatggatgcatttttttttccccactTTCTGCTGAAAATTATATGGCATTCATGTATTGGCTCGTCGTGCATGTAGGCTTATCTTTCGAGTGGACACGGATGGTCCAATGAAATAAGTTGATCCAGTATATTAGTGGTATAGATCATGTTAATAATATATAACACTTTGCAAAGTTGCAGTCCCCTCCATGGTGTGGCAAAGCACTCGAAGTCCTTTGGAGGCGGTTAGCATATCTCCTTGGACTGCATATCGAAGCTAGTCGTATATCATCATGTACTTGCAGCAAAACACAGCAGAAATGGAGATGTTGTGAAGGAACCTCCAGGAAGTCTCGTCCCGTCCAACCGAAAACACCCAACAACCCACCGAATAAAAAACCTACCATTGTAAAGGAGATCATATAGCAGAGCCTTTTAGAACATGCCACGCAAGCACATTTTCGCATCTCGAAGCGTATCTGAAATGGAGACGGCCCCTGGTCTCGCATGGTCATCGTTTTCATGCCTCCCCTCGGATTCCAACAACCTTGTCGCCATGTACGAGATGATCCATCAAGGGGGGCTTCCGCTGCCGACGCGGGAAACAAGTTGGGCCGCTACCTTAACCTGGCTCCTCGATAACTCGGATCACGGCAGCGAGAACGGCCGAGATCTACTGGTTGGTGgaggcagaggaggaggaggaggaggaggaggaggataggAAAGAGGGGTTGAGGCTGGCGTCGAGCATGAGCTTGTGATCGCGAGGCTGGAGGAGGTCGCAGCGAAGGCGGCCGGGCGGTGCTgggttttgatttcaaggttgaCATCCCACACACGTACCTTCAACACTCAAAAAAGGTTTGATCATTCGTGGGATAAGAAAAGCTACCTGTGCTATCAAAATGCTTTTCCGTCCACCGCCTGCATCATGTTTTTAAAGATCGTCCTTCAGATCTTGCCCATAAAATTttaagaacaatacaaaagaccCATTGCAAACTAATGGGGGTCCTTGCACATGAAGACTGTAGCCAACTGCGCCAGCAAAGGAATAATGCACTTTCCAACAGAACCTGTTTGCAAAGACATACAGCAGTGGTGAGTGAATTTATCAGATTCCTTTATGAGCTCTCAAACATTTTCGGCAGCATTTCCATGCGATATAACATCTGTGCTCCCTGTAACGGCTACTTTCTCAGCTGCTAATCTTTCTTCCAGTGCCCTTGCTCCCCGTTCTCTGCAGCATTGAGCCAAAAAACGTGGGGCGAAAAAAATTAGTCTCAATTCTCATAAGGTGAACAAATCTACGAACTAAAACATAAACCTTGATTAACTGCCCAACAGAATGCTTGAAAACTTTGAACACACAcgggaaaataaaaaaaaaaaggatgagcAACTATAAGAACCATTTTGCTCTCCTTCAGTTTTCACCAGTTTACATTTTGTTAGTGTTGCAAAGGATCAGCATGTTACAGTTTTCGAGCTGCAAGTCCAATGCAAAATGCTAAAAGATATGAAGATTAGATGAAGAGAAGCAATGCCCTTTTGATTATCATGTGATTCCAAAGTATCAAAAATCGATACATAAAGAAGGAAATGAAattgaagttaaaaaaaaaaaaaaaagccgacAGACACACACCTTCTCCTAGATGCCTCAATAGGACCTGAACCAGGCAATGGGGTCCCACCCAATGTATGACCTCTCATTTCTGAGTAAGTTTCCGATTTTCCACAAAGGGCCCAATCAAATACTGAAGCAAAGGGGTCCAAAATTGGCCTGCAAGTGTAATTACAAAAAGCACAATAAGAAAATATCAGCTTGAAGATATTCAATGAGACCTAATGATGAGAAGTGAATCTTACCGCAAAAATTCAGGAAAAAAACTGGAGAAAGAAAACTCATCACTTGGATCCCCTTTAAGGCCTGTTTCAGGTTTCTTTTGGAAGTAACGCAGGTAAATCCAACTCATATAAATGCCAAACAGTATAGTTGGAAGATAAGATACAGATTCTGTTGTGAAAAAACTTATAGCTACTGAGACCAACGCGACAATAGTTGGCACCCACTGGGGAATGTAAGAAAAGCAATGACAAATACTGAATCAGCCAAATCCCCAGGAAACATTATCAAGGTACCAAAAATCTTTATTTTCTTCAAAGGTAAACATACCTTTGCTTTGATCTTCAACAGAAAAAATAGACTCAACTCCTGATCTGGTATAATTTGCTTAATGCCTACTAGAAATCCTGAGAGAACTCCATGGAAGCCAGAAAGAGGTGTATAACTGTAACAAAAGAATGCGAAAAAGAAAACTCAGTGGTCATGGAGGTTAATAAATATCATGTAAATGCACAAAATACAGGGATTATAACATAGATAAAACAGACTCTAATTGTAACCAatctcaatcaaataattgtcaAAGCAGGATGAGGACACTGATTGCTAATATTACCCTGCTGCAGGTGTTCTTGCAGAAAAATACCATGCCAGCATATGATGCAAAGCAACCACTACAATCAAACTTAGATGATTAAAAAGCTAAAACATTCATGTAGCACATTGATAGTTAATGTCTGCATGTTGTAGGTCTTCTTGCAGAAAATGACTTTTACCAGTGTGTAACAAAGCACCCACTAACCCAGACTTTACTATTATGTAGAAAGTGCCGTTTTCATATCAATAGAACAATTATGTCCTTGCAGCAGCCATAGCGATCCAGGGGAACAAGTGATTCTTATTATATAGATCTCCAGCTATCCATTCCATGTTAGTCCGAACTTCGAAAAAGAAATGTCAAATTCTAATATGCACCAGATAATTAATGAAAAATGAAAAGCAGGTCATGAAAATGTGCAGTCTTGAGGAGGAATAGAATATGCTGCAATAATAAATAGATAGCTTCTGAAGTATGCTGAGACTTACAGGTAGCTTTCCTGCCTTGTTATGTAGTACAATATAATGGCAGTAACAAAGATGCAGATTGAAGTTAAAAAATTCACCACAATAATAAACTTCAAGAACTCCTTAGAACCCCACAGAGGTTCCAGCAATTTCCCAAATAAAAGAAGACCAATTGTGCTGATGACCACCTGCAAATGTATGGTTGTTATCATCTAATTATATTTCATGTAAAATAGAGAACTAGTGGAGCTAAGCAATCATTACCATAGAGTGGTTAAAAGCTACAATGGAAAATAAGAAATGTAACAGAATCAGCACTCTGGGAACGATGGTGAAGTGTTTTTGGTGAATAATGGTGAAGTGTTTCATAAGAGTGCTATTGCAATAAATGTTTGCCCCAgcaatttgaagaaaaaaatttggaaaataGTAAGACCTATAATGTGGTACGGTTCAAGATCTTGGGAAAAAGGCTCAAGCAAACATAAAAATCATAGTGAACAGATGAGATAAACAAGATGCATGTCCAGTAAAACTTGGAAGATATAGAGGAATGAGTGTATTAGAGCAGGCATAAGACTAGTAAGAGTTATGACAAAGTAATTGAGAAACAACTGAGTAAAGCATGGTAAATAGAGGCTCTTGAGTTATTAACGCTTCAGGAAAGAGAAGGTGAGGACCTAGGCTAAGATAGATGAATGGTGAGAAAAGATTTAGAAAAGCTTGTAGTGATATCAGAGACAACCACTCATAGTATAATACTTGAACAACGATTCATACAGGCAATCCAAGTAGTTGTATAAGTCCTTATCCATCTGCTTCCCTAACTTTGAGACACATGCACACAAACACATATGGCTTTAAATCAAGTGAATCGAGCAAAACAATTGTATGGTACATATTCTTCTTTCAGCAGACATCATTCTAGTTCACCACTAACTTGAGCAAACGGATCCTCTGAATGTCAGCATTTATACCGCTCATCCTAGTCTTACTTTTTCCCCCACTTTCTTCAGGATATAGCTTGATTGCTTATTAAAACATGATTTTAGACTAGTATAAAGCAATCGATATGGATCTGTGTTTTAAAAATTGAATAAAGTAGCAGATCTTAG
Above is a genomic segment from Phoenix dactylifera cultivar Barhee BC4 chromosome 2, palm_55x_up_171113_PBpolish2nd_filt_p, whole genome shotgun sequence containing:
- the LOC103708396 gene encoding rhomboid-like protein 19 is translated as MMLPSSASSSSSSPAGGNSFFTGFTRLCKGLAVILVGGYVLLQVFPSAVTYVALIPARTIPFAWNLITAGYVEQSLPGVVISTIGLLLFGKLLEPLWGSKEFLKFIIVVNFLTSICIFVTAIILYYITRQESYLYTPLSGFHGVLSGFLVGIKQIIPDQELSLFFLLKIKAKWVPTIVALVSVAISFFTTESVSYLPTILFGIYMSWIYLRYFQKKPETGLKGDPSDEFSFSSFFPEFLRPILDPFASVFDWALCGKSETYSEMRGHTLGGTPLPGSGPIEASRRRERGARALEERLAAEKVAVTGSTDVISHGNAAENV